The DNA region GCAAGGACATCAGCAGCAAACTCCGGCCACGGCTGATCAGCCTGACTCTGGAAGACAAACGGGGTTTTGAGGCGGACACCCTGGAGCTGCAACTGGATGACAGTGACGGCCAACTGCAGTTACCCCGCAAAGGCGCCAGCATGCAGGTACTGCTGGGCTGGCAGGGAAGGACTGGTGAATAAAGGCCGCTACACCATTGATGAAATCAGCCACAGCGGTCCCCCAGATGTGCTTACCCTACGCGGCAATGCCGCCAATCTGCGTGGCAGTCTACAAAAGCTGCAGGAGCAAAGCTGGCATGGTGTCACCGTGCAAACCCTGGTGGATACCATCGCCAACCGTCATACGCTCAAAGCGGTGGTGACCCAGGCTCTTGCCAGCGAACTGATCGACCACATTGACCAGGCCAGCGAATCCGATGCGGGCTTTCTCACCCGGCTGGCGCAGCAGTTTGATGCCGACCTCAAAGCCGACAACCTGCTGTTTATCAAAGCCGGACAGGCGCAAAGCGGCAGCGGGCAAGCGCTTCCGATCAGCACCATTACCCGCAGCGGCGACCGTCACA from Shewanella dokdonensis includes:
- a CDS encoding contractile injection system protein, VgrG/Pvc8 family encodes the protein MNKGRYTIDEISHSGPPDVLTLRGNAANLRGSLQKLQEQSWHGVTVQTLVDTIANRHTLKAVVTQALASELIDHIDQASESDAGFLTRLAQQFDADLKADNLLFIKAGQAQSGSGQALPISTITRSGDRHSFNVADRESYSGVIAYWQDTRRETPEPHCQTTISQDDKQVLIGDDDNVKILRHIYASKENAKRAARAEWDKLQRGVARLQLTLQKEIRHCFPNVL